One stretch of Nicotiana tabacum cultivar K326 chromosome 18, ASM71507v2, whole genome shotgun sequence DNA includes these proteins:
- the LOC107784217 gene encoding kiwellin-like has product MAKFVFLSLCIFAIFISSSSRGTAISSCNGPCKSLNNCDGQLICISGKCNDDPDVGTNTCKGGGSSPTTSTPAQLTLNDFSKGGDGGGPSECDGQYHDNSERVVALSTRWYAKGSKCGKMILIRANNGKSVTAKVVDECDSINDGCANNVVDGSIAVWRALGLDTDKGRVPITWSMA; this is encoded by the coding sequence ATGGCCAAGTTTGTCTTCCTTTCTCTTTGCATTTTCGCAATTTTCATCTCTTCTTCTTCACGAGGAACGGCCATTTCCTCATGCAACGGCCCGTGTAAATCCTTGAACAATTGTGACGGCCAATTAATTTGCATAAGTGGAAAATGTAACGATGACCCTGACGTTGGAACCAATACTTGCAAAGGCGGCGGAAGCTCTCCTACAACCTCAACGCCTGCCCAACTTACCCTCAACGATTTCAGTAAAGGCGGAGATGGTGGCGGTCCATCAGAATGTGATGGTCAATATCACGATAATAGTGAAAGAGTAGTGGCGTTGTCCACTAGATGGTATGCCaaaggttcaaaatgtggaaAAATGATACTTATTAGGGCAAATAATGGGAAGAGTGTAACGGCTAAAGTGGTTGATGAATGTGACTCCATTAATGATGGTTGTGCAAATAATGTAGTTGATGGTTCTATTGCTGTGTGGAGAGCTTTGGGTTTAGATACTGATAAGGGAAGAGTTCCGATTACTTGGTCCATGGCCTAG
- the LOC107784219 gene encoding glutaredoxin-C4-like — MAKSTFVLLLLVVSVTVLLYSSAFTEAGDGDASAFVKKTISSHSIVIFSKSYCPYCRKAKAVFKELKQKPYVVELDERDDGWSIQDALSEIVGRRTVPQVFINGKHIGGSDDTVEAYENGELAKLLGLSAKKDDL; from the exons ATGGCGAAATCAACATTTGTGTTGTTGTTATTAGTAGTATCTGTGACTGTGTTGTTGTACTCATCAGCATTTACTGAAGCTGGAGATGGAGATGCCTCTGCCTTTGTCAAGAAAACAATTTCTTCTCATTCCATTGTTATCTTCTCCAAATCCTATTGCCC ATACTGTAGGAAAGCAAAGGCTGTATTTAAAGAGTTGAAGCAAAAACCTTATGTTGTtgagcttgatgagagag ATGATGGCTGGAGTATTCAGGATGCCCTTAGTGAGATCGTTGGCAGACGTACTGTGCCACAAGTTTTCATTAACGGAAAGCATATCGGAGGATCAGATG ATACCGTGGAGGCCTATGAAAACGGGGAGCTAGCTAAACTTCTTGGTCTTTCTGCAAAGAAAGATGATCTTTAA